In Arsenicicoccus dermatophilus, a genomic segment contains:
- a CDS encoding substrate-binding domain-containing protein — protein sequence MGRHSSPNRSATPKAALIGLPVVAVVGLGALFATNHHSGAGGDTATAASAVSSAPALKGCSTTTPLRVTTTEDFAPVLRTVTDRLEGNGKDCVDYTITPESAAVTASGLMSGANDRTQVWIPDSSVWVQRVTAANPNLKLDLGQPVATSPVLFTIPHAAVGRVKPAPLPWSHLIRQQALPIRVATPERSTASLVSLLGVQKALAMSAANDATALQKLLLVLSRTTIDERELRRLATSSDPSAMTFPASEQQIVAMNAAHPDAKVGAITPQEGVPQLDYSVVSIAGVKAPPAKAVEALRAGLTSQEGVADLTKAGFRVNGSTGPGLDGVPATLPPAMPAGKARDTDTALKMWVTMSRQTRMLTVMDTSESMKKPALPNMNRMELARNAAVQSLAKFPDSSQIGLWSFDMGTAGQPDWKVVAPARQLDEKVGDVTQRAALGQALQTLNWRRANGTALFDTIWGGYQEMQKTYQPDYTNTLLLITDGKNDDPNSITEAQLIENLRKAAADSSRPVRLVLVAVSADADFATLDRIARAVPDGKAYDARKVESFFSIMQEALASRMITNDPVSK from the coding sequence ATGGGACGTCACTCCTCACCCAACCGCAGCGCCACGCCGAAGGCTGCGCTGATCGGTCTGCCGGTCGTCGCCGTCGTCGGGCTCGGGGCGCTGTTCGCGACCAACCACCATTCCGGGGCCGGCGGCGACACCGCCACGGCGGCCTCCGCGGTGTCCTCGGCCCCGGCGCTCAAGGGGTGCTCGACGACGACGCCCCTGCGGGTCACGACCACGGAGGACTTCGCCCCCGTCCTGCGCACGGTGACCGACCGCCTCGAGGGCAACGGCAAGGACTGCGTCGACTACACCATCACCCCCGAGAGCGCGGCCGTCACCGCCTCGGGCCTGATGAGCGGGGCCAACGACCGCACCCAGGTGTGGATCCCCGACTCCTCGGTCTGGGTGCAGCGAGTCACCGCGGCCAACCCGAACCTCAAGCTCGACCTGGGCCAGCCCGTCGCGACCTCGCCCGTGCTGTTCACCATCCCCCACGCCGCGGTCGGCCGGGTCAAGCCGGCCCCGCTGCCGTGGTCCCACCTGATCCGCCAGCAGGCCCTGCCGATCCGGGTCGCCACCCCGGAGCGCAGCACAGCCTCCCTCGTCTCCCTCCTCGGGGTGCAGAAGGCGCTCGCGATGAGCGCCGCCAACGACGCCACGGCGCTGCAGAAGCTGCTGCTCGTGCTCTCCCGCACCACGATCGACGAGCGCGAGCTGCGCCGCCTCGCCACGTCCTCCGACCCGAGCGCGATGACCTTCCCCGCCTCCGAGCAGCAGATCGTCGCGATGAACGCCGCCCACCCGGACGCCAAGGTCGGGGCGATCACCCCCCAGGAGGGCGTCCCCCAGCTCGACTACTCCGTGGTATCCATCGCGGGCGTCAAGGCACCCCCGGCCAAGGCCGTCGAGGCGCTGCGGGCGGGGCTCACCTCCCAGGAGGGCGTCGCCGACCTCACCAAGGCCGGGTTCCGGGTGAACGGGTCGACCGGGCCGGGCCTGGACGGCGTGCCCGCCACGCTGCCCCCCGCGATGCCCGCGGGCAAGGCACGCGATACGGACACGGCCCTGAAGATGTGGGTCACCATGTCCCGACAGACCCGCATGCTCACCGTGATGGACACCTCGGAGTCCATGAAGAAGCCCGCCCTGCCCAACATGAACCGCATGGAGCTGGCGCGCAACGCCGCCGTCCAGTCCCTGGCGAAGTTCCCCGACAGCAGCCAGATCGGGCTCTGGTCCTTCGACATGGGCACGGCCGGTCAGCCGGACTGGAAGGTGGTCGCCCCCGCCCGCCAGCTGGACGAGAAGGTCGGCGACGTCACGCAGCGGGCCGCCCTCGGCCAGGCCCTCCAGACCCTGAACTGGCGCCGCGCCAACGGCACCGCCTTGTTCGACACCATCTGGGGCGGCTACCAGGAGATGCAGAAGACCTACCAGCCGGACTACACCAACACCCTGCTGCTCATCACCGACGGCAAGAACGACGACCCGAACTCCATCACGGAGGCCCAGCTGATCGAGAACCTGCGCAAGGCCGCGGCCGACAGCTCGCGACCGGTCCGTCTGGTCCTGGTGGCCGTCAGCGCCGACGCCGACTTCGCCACCCTCGACCGGATCGCCAGGGCCGTGCCGGACGGCAAGGCCTACGACGCCCGCAAGGTGGAGAGCTTCTTCTCGATCATGCAGGAGGCGCTGGCCTCGCGGATGATCACCAACGACCCGGTCAGCAAGTGA
- a CDS encoding carbon-nitrogen hydrolase family protein, whose protein sequence is MSRTWRVAAGQLRSGDDVRANLAEATRLVREAAAAGASLVVLPEATMVSFAVPVGPYAEPLDGPFAEGLRAAARDHEITVVAGMFEPAPDGRVHNTLLLTGPHAEVAYRKVHLFDAFATRESDHVAPGDGYVTVDVDGVRVGLSTCFDVRFPDQFTALGRAGAEVVALAASWGDGPGKAQQWDLLTAARAHDAQAWVVAAGQAWQPDAGSTPLGVGRSAVVDPTGAVRGRLDAHPGLLVTDVDLELVARTRRQVPILGAERATGRDPAPTRPTASTPPSR, encoded by the coding sequence GTGAGCCGCACCTGGCGGGTCGCTGCCGGCCAGCTGCGCAGCGGGGACGACGTCCGGGCCAACCTCGCCGAGGCGACGCGCCTGGTCCGCGAGGCCGCGGCGGCAGGGGCGTCGCTCGTGGTGCTGCCCGAGGCCACGATGGTGAGCTTCGCCGTCCCGGTCGGGCCGTATGCCGAGCCCCTGGACGGGCCCTTCGCCGAGGGGCTGCGAGCGGCCGCCCGCGACCACGAGATCACCGTCGTGGCCGGGATGTTCGAGCCGGCCCCGGACGGGCGGGTCCACAACACCCTGCTGCTCACGGGCCCGCACGCCGAGGTGGCCTACCGCAAGGTCCACCTCTTCGACGCCTTCGCCACCCGCGAGTCCGACCACGTCGCGCCTGGGGACGGCTACGTCACCGTCGACGTGGACGGGGTCCGCGTCGGGCTCTCCACCTGCTTCGACGTCCGGTTCCCGGACCAGTTCACGGCCCTGGGCCGGGCCGGGGCCGAGGTCGTGGCCCTGGCCGCCTCCTGGGGCGACGGGCCGGGCAAGGCCCAGCAGTGGGACCTGCTCACCGCGGCCCGGGCGCACGACGCGCAGGCCTGGGTCGTCGCGGCGGGGCAGGCCTGGCAGCCGGACGCCGGGTCCACGCCGCTCGGGGTCGGCCGCAGCGCCGTCGTCGACCCCACGGGTGCGGTGCGTGGCCGGCTCGACGCCCACCCCGGGCTGCTCGTGACCGACGTGGACCTGGAGCTGGTCGCCCGGACGCGACGGCAGGTGCCCATCCTCGGAGCCGAGCGAGCCACGGGGCGCGATCCCGCTCCGACCCGCCCGACCGCAAGCACCCCTCCCTCACGTTGA
- a CDS encoding O-acetyl-ADP-ribose deacetylase, whose protein sequence is MAVIEIVQGDITEQAVDAIVNAANSSLMGGGGVDGAIHRAAGPSLREECRHVRATDLPDGLPVGEAVATSAGDLPCRYVIHTVGPNRHEGQIDPRLLASCYTRCLDVAQELGVRSIAFPAVSAGAYGWKVADVARIALEQVGRHPKNGIDLVRFVPFDPTSHDAFVAAQERLEAQG, encoded by the coding sequence ATGGCAGTGATCGAGATCGTCCAGGGCGACATCACCGAGCAGGCCGTCGACGCCATCGTCAACGCCGCCAACTCCTCGCTCATGGGTGGTGGGGGCGTGGACGGCGCCATACACCGCGCCGCGGGCCCGAGCCTGCGCGAGGAGTGCCGGCACGTCCGGGCCACGGACCTGCCCGACGGCCTGCCCGTGGGCGAGGCGGTCGCCACCTCCGCCGGAGACCTCCCCTGTCGCTACGTCATCCACACCGTGGGTCCCAACCGCCACGAGGGTCAGATCGACCCGCGGCTGCTCGCGTCCTGCTACACCCGGTGCCTCGACGTCGCCCAGGAGCTGGGGGTGCGCTCGATCGCCTTCCCCGCGGTCAGCGCCGGCGCCTACGGCTGGAAGGTCGCCGACGTGGCCCGGATCGCCCTGGAGCAGGTGGGCCGCCACCCCAAGAACGGCATCGACCTGGTGCGCTTCGTGCCCTTCGACCCCACCTCCCACGATGCCTTCGTGGCGGCGCAGGAGCGGCTGGAGGCCCAGGGGTGA
- a CDS encoding PHP domain-containing protein has product MPSTDPRSEHPMCRDGSHDHDHPIPADWDEPVTPLAPQRPAGPSRRGLIAGAGAAALGAGLLPGAFGSASAASAGRGPGKGYRWLVGDHHVHTVFSHDAKYLVDTQVAKAREFGVDWMVFTEHANFAHYDKGAYLEKAILERVRAANPGLLVFQGLEWYIPAAEHCTVMVAPGANDVELIRQFEKQWDGKLNKWEKPAPGTPQVAEWEAKAVQALQWLAGERRRGVVDDVLVLANHPLRLGIDSPHELRAWRDAAPEIMIGMEGAPGAQAGAFGTNRDPSYQRGEYENAPSPYSWPGYPLEAYRTRGGFDWATSVVGGLWDSMLAEGRPYWITSNSDHHNESRDRTRVGDYPAGESFDTMGRRPDPVPTADPQGGADYWPGKFSRNHTGVERATYRDVMRALREGRSWVDHGHLVNQVEVTVTAQGPHGRREVATLGGRVTALRGSLVVITIHIRPTTYANAWGITPRLAHVDIIQGKVTGPVADRDTWKAPDTRVTRTFDTTGRRGEVHLTHAFVATTSGYLRLRGSDGNRHGAGPLGAAVDPHGPIPHDGATDAGNPWVDTWFYTNPVFVDVR; this is encoded by the coding sequence ATGCCCTCCACCGACCCAAGGAGCGAACACCCCATGTGCCGCGACGGCTCGCACGACCACGACCACCCGATCCCCGCCGACTGGGACGAGCCGGTGACGCCGTTGGCCCCGCAGCGCCCTGCGGGCCCCTCGCGGCGCGGCCTGATCGCGGGCGCAGGCGCCGCCGCCCTCGGGGCGGGCCTGCTGCCAGGGGCCTTCGGGTCCGCGAGCGCCGCCTCCGCCGGGCGGGGCCCGGGCAAGGGCTACCGGTGGCTGGTGGGCGACCACCACGTGCACACGGTCTTCTCCCACGACGCGAAGTACCTCGTCGACACCCAGGTCGCCAAGGCTCGGGAGTTCGGCGTCGACTGGATGGTCTTCACCGAGCACGCCAACTTCGCCCACTACGACAAGGGCGCCTACCTCGAGAAGGCGATCCTCGAGCGGGTGCGGGCGGCCAACCCGGGCCTGCTCGTCTTCCAGGGGCTGGAGTGGTACATCCCCGCGGCGGAGCACTGCACCGTCATGGTCGCCCCCGGCGCCAACGACGTCGAGCTCATCCGCCAGTTCGAGAAGCAGTGGGACGGCAAGCTCAACAAGTGGGAGAAGCCCGCCCCCGGCACCCCGCAGGTCGCCGAGTGGGAGGCCAAGGCGGTGCAGGCGCTGCAGTGGCTGGCCGGCGAGCGCCGCCGCGGCGTGGTCGACGACGTGCTCGTCCTCGCCAACCACCCGCTGCGTCTCGGCATCGACTCCCCGCACGAGCTGCGGGCCTGGCGCGACGCGGCGCCGGAGATCATGATCGGGATGGAGGGTGCGCCCGGCGCGCAGGCGGGCGCCTTCGGGACCAACCGCGACCCCTCCTACCAGCGCGGGGAGTACGAGAACGCCCCCTCGCCCTACTCCTGGCCGGGCTACCCGCTCGAGGCCTACCGCACGCGCGGGGGCTTCGACTGGGCGACGTCGGTCGTCGGAGGGCTGTGGGACTCGATGCTGGCCGAGGGCAGGCCCTACTGGATCACCTCGAACTCCGACCACCACAACGAGTCCCGCGACCGCACCCGCGTGGGCGACTACCCGGCGGGCGAGAGCTTCGACACGATGGGTCGTCGTCCCGACCCGGTGCCGACCGCGGACCCCCAGGGCGGCGCGGACTACTGGCCCGGCAAGTTCAGCCGCAACCACACCGGCGTGGAGCGCGCGACCTACCGCGACGTCATGCGGGCCCTGCGCGAGGGGCGCTCGTGGGTCGACCACGGCCACCTGGTCAACCAGGTCGAGGTCACCGTCACCGCCCAGGGCCCCCACGGCCGGCGCGAGGTCGCCACGCTCGGCGGCCGGGTCACGGCCCTGCGTGGCAGCCTGGTGGTCATCACCATCCACATCCGGCCGACGACCTACGCCAACGCCTGGGGGATCACCCCCCGGCTCGCGCACGTCGACATCATCCAGGGCAAGGTCACCGGCCCGGTCGCCGACCGCGATACCTGGAAGGCCCCCGACACCCGCGTCACCCGGACCTTCGACACCACCGGCAGGCGTGGCGAGGTCCACCTGACCCACGCCTTCGTGGCCACCACCTCCGGCTACCTTCGCCTGCGGGGCAGCGACGGCAACCGGCACGGCGCCGGGCCCCTGGGCGCGGCGGTCGACCCCCACGGCCCGATCCCGCACGACGGCGCCACCGACGCCGGCAACCCGTGGGTCGACACGTGGTTCTACACCAACCCCGTCTTCGTCGACGTCCGCTGA
- the cls gene encoding cardiolipin synthase, with translation MEWVYGWWGWFDWPPTGGNLWVYLVILLDLAFRVVAAAVVSNDRRPASAVAWLLAIFLVPFVGLFAYALIGSPKLPRRRRNKQRRVSEVILQRTADIDTQGPDSAPPWLEPVTRMNRRLGAMPMVPGCEATLEPDYLLSFQLMIDEIDAAEDFVHAEFYILSADETTEPVFAALERAVARGATVRVLFDHLASLRIPGYRATLARMEQAGVRWARMLPFTPFKRELLRPDLRNHRKLLIVDGRVAFVGSQNLIDARYGKRQNRRLGREWRDIMARFGGPIVQELDAVFRTDWYSETDELLDVADPPVDVLEQPGRLYAQCVPSGPGFDAQNNLKLFNSLIYNANESVRMVSPYFVPDESILMAITTAAEQGLDVELFVSEQGDQRIVHHAQRSYYGLLLQAGVRIWMYPPPYVLHAKTLTVDGQTSVVGSSNLDMRSFQLNLEVSVLVEGEDFGQDLATYEDELRAASRPLTLLEWQRRPWHQKVADGFCRLASALM, from the coding sequence GTGGAGTGGGTCTACGGCTGGTGGGGATGGTTCGACTGGCCGCCCACCGGGGGCAACCTGTGGGTCTACCTCGTCATCCTGCTGGACCTGGCCTTCCGCGTCGTCGCCGCTGCCGTGGTCTCCAACGACCGCCGACCGGCCAGCGCCGTCGCGTGGTTGCTCGCGATCTTCCTCGTGCCCTTCGTCGGGCTCTTCGCCTACGCGCTGATCGGCTCCCCCAAGCTCCCCCGCCGCCGCCGCAACAAGCAGCGCCGGGTCTCCGAGGTGATCCTCCAGCGGACGGCGGACATCGACACCCAGGGCCCGGACTCGGCGCCGCCGTGGCTCGAGCCGGTCACGCGGATGAACCGCCGGCTCGGGGCGATGCCCATGGTCCCGGGCTGCGAGGCCACCCTGGAGCCGGACTACCTGCTGTCCTTCCAGCTGATGATCGACGAGATCGACGCCGCCGAGGACTTCGTGCACGCCGAGTTCTACATCCTGTCCGCGGACGAGACGACCGAGCCGGTCTTCGCCGCGCTGGAGCGGGCCGTGGCCCGCGGGGCCACCGTGCGGGTGCTCTTCGACCACCTGGCGTCCCTGCGTATCCCGGGCTACCGGGCCACCCTGGCCCGGATGGAGCAGGCCGGGGTCCGCTGGGCCCGGATGCTGCCGTTCACGCCGTTCAAGCGCGAGCTGCTGCGGCCGGACCTGCGCAACCACCGCAAGCTGCTCATCGTCGACGGGCGGGTGGCCTTCGTCGGCTCGCAGAACCTCATCGACGCGCGCTACGGCAAGCGGCAGAACCGTCGCCTCGGGCGCGAGTGGCGGGACATCATGGCGCGCTTCGGCGGGCCCATCGTCCAGGAGCTCGACGCGGTGTTCCGCACCGACTGGTACTCCGAGACCGACGAGCTGCTCGACGTCGCCGACCCGCCCGTCGACGTCCTGGAGCAGCCTGGGCGCCTGTATGCCCAGTGCGTGCCGAGCGGGCCCGGGTTCGACGCGCAGAACAACCTCAAGCTGTTCAACTCGCTGATCTACAACGCCAACGAGTCGGTGCGGATGGTGAGCCCCTACTTCGTGCCGGACGAGTCGATCCTGATGGCGATCACGACCGCGGCCGAGCAGGGCCTGGACGTCGAGCTGTTCGTCTCCGAGCAGGGCGACCAGCGGATCGTGCACCACGCACAGCGGTCCTACTACGGCCTGCTGCTGCAGGCAGGCGTACGGATCTGGATGTACCCCCCGCCCTACGTCCTGCACGCCAAGACGCTCACCGTCGACGGCCAGACCTCGGTGGTCGGCTCGTCGAACCTCGACATGCGGTCCTTCCAGCTCAACCTGGAGGTGTCGGTCCTGGTCGAGGGTGAGGACTTCGGTCAGGACCTGGCGACCTACGAGGACGAGCTGCGCGCCGCGTCCCGCCCGCTCACCCTGCTGGAGTGGCAGCGGCGCCCGTGGCACCAGAAGGTCGCCGACGGCTTCTGCCGGCTCGCCTCGGCCCTGATGTGA
- a CDS encoding DUF3349 domain-containing protein: MNHYLERVITWLRAGYPDGVPATDYQPMLALLRRRLSDPQVEELGQELVRRGLVPADRVDVGVGMTRVMAELPSHEEMVRVSERLLAEGFPVSVEESPSPGGPTG, from the coding sequence ATGAATCACTACCTGGAGCGCGTCATCACCTGGCTCCGCGCCGGATACCCCGACGGGGTGCCGGCCACCGACTACCAGCCCATGCTGGCCCTCCTGCGCCGCCGCCTCAGCGACCCCCAGGTCGAGGAGCTGGGTCAGGAGCTCGTGCGCCGCGGACTGGTCCCCGCCGACCGCGTCGACGTCGGGGTGGGCATGACGAGGGTCATGGCCGAGCTGCCGAGCCACGAGGAGATGGTCCGGGTGAGCGAGCGGCTGCTGGCCGAGGGCTTCCCCGTCTCGGTGGAGGAAAGCCCCTCCCCGGGTGGCCCCACCGGCTAG
- a CDS encoding DUF3349 domain-containing protein, which translates to MQSTVLTRIIDWLRAGYPQGVPQQDYIALFGILHRDLTEQEVLEVAEEMTRHREPGTQVSRAQIEERIRQAVHERPSAEDVQRVASRLAAGGWPLAPAEAASHSRDNSSTESI; encoded by the coding sequence ATGCAGAGCACCGTGCTGACCCGGATCATCGACTGGCTGCGGGCGGGCTATCCGCAGGGCGTGCCGCAGCAGGACTACATCGCCCTCTTCGGCATCCTGCACCGCGACCTCACCGAGCAGGAGGTGCTGGAGGTCGCCGAGGAGATGACCAGGCACCGCGAGCCAGGCACCCAGGTCTCCCGGGCGCAGATCGAGGAGCGGATCCGCCAGGCCGTCCACGAGCGGCCTTCCGCCGAGGACGTCCAGCGGGTCGCGAGCCGGCTGGCGGCCGGGGGGTGGCCGCTGGCGCCGGCCGAGGCGGCGTCACATTCACGAGACAACAGTTCAACCGAGAGTATTTGA
- a CDS encoding inorganic phosphate transporter codes for MDVSLILLVLVVITALAFDFTNGFHDTGNAMATSIATGALKPKTAVALSGALNLIGAFLSVEVALTVTNAVIKIQNKDGSPITSLMANHGQSLLLIVLAGLIGGIVWNLLTWLLGLPSSSSHALFGGLIGSTIAAMGWTGVKWNGDGSKLDGVVGKVVMPALVSPFIAALIASVGTWLIYKITEGVNERWKEGGFRWGQIGSASLVSLAHGTNDAQKTMGVITLALIAYGSHTDTHSVPFWVKLSCALAIALGTYLGGWRIIRTLGKGLVEISSPQGMAAESASAATILASSHLGFALSTTHVATGSILGTGIGKKGAEVRWGVAGRMLAAWCITLPAAAVVGAVMYFIGHTIGGIVGVVVIFAILCGLSGYMWHRSRQKPVDHNNVNAEWDDRDDAAEAIAASSHPVAATHV; via the coding sequence GTGGACGTTTCGCTCATCCTTCTCGTGCTGGTCGTCATCACGGCCCTGGCCTTCGACTTCACCAACGGCTTCCACGACACCGGCAACGCGATGGCCACGTCCATCGCCACCGGTGCCCTCAAGCCCAAGACGGCGGTCGCCCTCTCCGGCGCCCTCAACCTCATCGGCGCCTTCCTCTCCGTGGAGGTCGCCCTCACCGTCACCAACGCCGTCATCAAGATCCAGAACAAGGACGGCTCCCCGATCACCTCGCTCATGGCGAACCACGGGCAGTCGCTCCTGCTGATCGTGCTCGCCGGCCTCATCGGCGGCATCGTCTGGAACCTCCTGACCTGGCTGCTCGGCCTGCCCTCCAGCTCCTCCCACGCCCTCTTCGGCGGCCTGATCGGCTCGACCATCGCGGCGATGGGCTGGACCGGCGTCAAGTGGAACGGTGACGGCAGCAAGCTCGACGGCGTCGTCGGCAAGGTCGTCATGCCGGCCCTGGTCTCGCCGTTCATCGCGGCGCTGATCGCCTCGGTCGGCACCTGGCTGATCTACAAGATCACCGAGGGCGTCAACGAGCGATGGAAGGAAGGCGGCTTCCGCTGGGGGCAGATCGGCTCCGCCTCGCTCGTCTCCCTGGCGCACGGCACCAACGACGCGCAGAAGACCATGGGCGTCATCACCCTCGCGCTCATCGCCTACGGGTCGCACACCGACACCCACTCGGTCCCCTTCTGGGTCAAGCTGTCCTGCGCCCTCGCGATCGCCCTCGGCACCTACCTCGGCGGCTGGCGCATCATCCGCACGCTGGGCAAGGGCCTGGTCGAGATCTCCTCCCCGCAGGGCATGGCCGCCGAGTCCGCCTCGGCCGCGACGATCCTCGCGTCCAGCCACCTCGGCTTCGCGCTGTCGACCACGCACGTGGCGACCGGTTCCATCCTGGGCACCGGCATCGGCAAGAAGGGCGCCGAGGTCCGTTGGGGCGTCGCCGGCCGCATGCTCGCCGCCTGGTGCATCACCCTCCCGGCCGCGGCCGTCGTGGGTGCGGTCATGTACTTCATCGGCCACACCATCGGTGGGATCGTCGGCGTCGTGGTCATCTTCGCGATCCTGTGCGGTCTGTCCGGTTACATGTGGCACCGCTCCCGGCAGAAGCCCGTGGACCACAACAACGTCAACGCCGAGTGGGACGACCGGGACGACGCCGCGGAGGCGATCGCCGCCAGCTCCCACCCCGTCGCCGCCACCCACGTCTGA